AGACTCAAACGCACCCGGGGCAGCTTACAGCAATGATGACGGTAGCACATGGGATAAACTGGATGATGATAACCACAACAGTATCGCGTTCGTCGATCCAGCTACCGGCTGGACCAGTTGTGAGACTACACTGGAACACCCTAACGGCTTCATCCAAAAGTGGGCTGGGAGTCCACTGTCCACCACGACCCGGACTGTACCAAATCCACCAGACCTGCCCAGCCTTGACAATCATTTTCCAGAGCCAGCCTCCACCCTTGCGAATATCTCATTCACGCTACCACACAGGGGGGCGGTTTATCTCGCCATGTACGATATCCTCGGACAGCGGATTTCACTCTTGACCAACGGAGTGTACGCAGCTGGATGTCACACATTGAAAACCAATCTTGACCACCTTAAAACGGGAATCTATTTCTATCGAATGATCTGCGATGGTGTCATTTGCACACGGAAGCTGACAGTTGTGAAATAATCTCATTGCGTAAAAGAAGCCGATCATGGAGTTCGCTATCAAAATGAAACCTATGAAACACGAGTTCACAGACATCATAGAGAATTGAGGAGACAACATCATGCGCACGCAGCTAATAACCAACTGCTTCCGGGTTCTTGCTTCAACCGTAGTCTTCGCACTGTGCTCATCGCTGATGACAGCACAGGCACTCGAAGACTGGGATTTGTATACAGAAGGGGTTTCATCTGGTGCGTATGATTGTGGGGGAGATCCAACCGCGCCGTATGACAGCGATGATGTCGGGTACATGATCGGTGATGGAGCTAAATCCAATGGATTTGGAACATGGATGTGTACTATCGATGCCGAGGACTATCGCTCGAAGAGGATTCAACTTTCTGCATATGTCAAAACTGAGGACGTGAATGCTGGAGCAATGTTGTGGATGAGAGTGGATGGCAAGAATCATAAAATCCTTGCATTTGACAACATGCAGAGACGCGCAATCAGAGGGACAACGGATTGGAGCAGCTACACCATCGTACTCGACGTCCCTGTTGAAGCTGAAAAGATTGCCCTTGGCACCATATTGGGGGGAAACGGAAAAGTCTGGACAGGCAGCCTTGAATTAGCAGCAGTTAGCGCAGAAGTACCGGTAACCGATCTCGGGAGTCCAACCGATATGCTGCGTCCCCCGAAAGATGTTGCTGCGAAGCTTGCACTATTGAAGGGTCACTGGGAGGGTCGCATTCATCAGACCATGGGAGACGGAACGGAATTCGACTGGCCCGTTGAAATGGACTGTAGTACGGTGCTTAACACCAACACCATACAGATGAAAGGAGTACTCCATGCGCAGGGTGACTTCACAGTCGACTGGATAGGAATGTACAGTTGGGACTCGTCACAAAAACGAATGGTGTATTTCGAAGCAACAAGCACTGGCGAAACAGCAGCGCTTAAAGGCAATTGGCGACAGGAACAGGTACCCACACTTGAACTTTCTGATCTGGAGTCTACGGAGGGCCACAGCGCTCAACAGATCATCACGATTCCTGATGAGGGCAAGATGTTATGGGAACTCACCTGGCAAACTGAGGACGGTGTAATACGCCAGTTGTTGGATGCCGAAAGAAAGTGAATGGTCAGCTGATCGAAGGTAGAATCATTCCGACCGCCCTGTTTCATGATTTTCATAAATAATCCCGGGAATCCACCAATGTATACGAAGCGAATTCCAATGATAATACTGCTAGTTCTCCTATTTGGTGCACAGGCATCATCACAATGGCTACCGCAGGAAACTCCTTCTCTTCCAGAACAATACATGATCTATTCTATGAAGGCCGTCAATAAAGATGTGGTCTGGGCGCTGGCAGATACGACGCACGCACTTGGCCCAGCTGTGGGCTTCCCGAGAGTACTGCGGACAACAGACGGAGGAACGACATGGACGGCAATTCGGGTTCCGGAAACGGATGGTCTGTTTTTTATGGACGTATTCGCTCTAGATGAATTCACTGCATGGATTACTTCCAATTGCATGTGTCAATCCAGTGATAACCTGGGAGGGATATTACACACCACCGACGGCGGAGAGACATGGACGGAGCAACTTCACAATATTCAGACACTGTTCATTCATTTTTTTACAGGGCTCGTCGGAGTAGAAGTTAATTCGTGGTCTGTGAAAGTAACCGATGATGGTGGTCAAACCTGGGAAAGCATTCCTGTGGAAAATCGACCACAGTATAAAAGCGGTGAAATGAACATCCTCATGTCGAGCAGCAATGCGATGGCAGCTGTCGGAGACACCATCTGGGTCCCAACGTCAATGGGGAGAGTCCATCGGAGTACTGACAGGGGGCACCACTGGGATGTGGTTAGCATTCCTTCAATGGAATCAAGAATCATTACAAGCCTCGCATTCCGCGATGGACTTCATGGATTGGCGATTTCCTGTCTCGACAATGTTGCGGGGCTCGCTGCAACGACTGTAGCACGAACGACGGATGGAGGAGTAAACTGGGAGATTGTTCAGCCTGCGATTTCTCAGGTATCCGGGACCTGTCTCGCGTACGTTCCCGGAACCGCCAGCACCTTTGTGATGGTCGGGGACTACTTGCCTGGAACGGCTTACACCACTGACGATGGAGCTTCTTGGAGCTACCTTGATATGGACAAATACCATACCGGAGTTTCGTTCGTTGATCCAATGACCGGATGGACGTCCTGTATCTCATACCCATCCTACAAAAACAATTATATACAAACATGGCATTCTGGGCTTCTGGACATCGATCCAGGCTCGGCAACCAACATGACTGATGTGTCTCTGCTTGGCGGCTGTTATCCACACCCAGTCGTCTCTCAGACATCCATTCCATATCGCCTCCAGCGCTCTGGCTGGGTCCATCTCACCATCTATGACCTTCTGGGACGACGAGTAAGAACGCTGATTGACCAGAACATGAATCCCGGACGCTACACAACCCAATTTGATGGTACCGGACTCCCGGCAGGAAGGTACGTCCTTCTACTTGATGCTGCCGGCGAAGTCCATACCAGGATGGTCACATTGCAGCGGTAGCTGCATCCGTGTGCACCGCACTCTTCATTCTCAAAAACTGTACTGCGCTAGATCGCGGAAAAATACCTGTGTGCACCGGCATCCCTGATATTCGCCAAGACGATATCCTCTATCTCCTCGGTAAAGTTCTCCGAGGATAATTTCCGACGCCCACCATTTCATTTCCCTTGGAGGAATCATGATACGAATCTGCATTCTGCTTGCTGCGATAACTGTGTTTCTATATCCCACGACTATGACAGCCCAGTCATCCACGAACCTGATGTTGGAATGGAATACTTTTTTCGGGGGCGTGGGGACAAATGTCGCACGTGCTACCGTCGTCGATGCCCAGGACAACATTTATGTCGTTGGTCTCGCGCAAGAGGGATGGGACAATTCAATCATCCCGTTTTCAGGAGGCTCGAAAAATGGCTTCCTCGCGAAATTCAGTAGCAGCGGTGCCCTGCTATGGCACACTTACATCCCGGCGGCAGGCGCCAGCCTCAATGATGTCACAATAGACGACAATGGTAACATTATCGCAATCGGATCCACTACCGCAAACTGGGGCAATCCGGTTAATCAATACACCAGTGGGGGAATGGCTGACATCCAAGTTGTGAAATTCAACAGTAGCGGTTCACTAATATGGAATACGTTTGCTGGGGGCTACAATCAGGATTTCGGTGAATCTGTTGCGCTTGACGCCGATGGGAATATTTACATCACGGGATACTGTTGGGGTTATCCTGGATGGGGTGCCCCGATTCGAGAGCACAGTTCGAGCTCCTCTGATCACTTCGTGGCAAAACTCAATAGTGACGGAGAGATGCTGTGGAATACGTTTCTTGGCGGCGACGGTTTTGATGCGAACGAGAGTGATATTTCCGTAACCGGGGACGGGATGCTCTACGTGGCAGGCGCAGGAAATGCAAGCTGGGGGAATCCTGTGCAGGCGTTTTCTGCAAGCATGGATGTCTTCGTCGCTGCGCTGGACAGCAGCGGAGGTCTCGTCTGGAACACCTTCGTTGGAGGTGCCGGAGATGACAGGGGCATTCATCTGGCCGTAGATGGCGATGATAACATATTTCTTGTTGGTCATAGTTCCGCAACATGGGGCACACCTATCGTAGCGTGGACCGAAGGATATTTGGAAGAAATGACTGATGCATTTGCAGCCAAAGTCAGCAAAGAAGGGTACGTAGTCTGGAACACGTTTCTGGGAGGTGGATCCAGAGACGATGGGCGAGAAATAATCAGACATCCTGACGGCACGTTATACATTGTAGGACAGACATACGGCGTGTCATGGGGAACGCCACTGGATTCATATGACGGTGGATCTGATTGCTTCCTTGCTGCAGTAGATACTGCAGGACAGCGGTTGTGGAACACTTTCATCGGCTCAAACATATACGACGGAGGCTGGGGGATAGCATTCGATTCCAATTATAATCTCGTGGTCTGCGGCACCAGTTACGCTAGCTGGGGCGACCCAATTAATCCTCACAATAGTCCGACCTCCTTGTGGGATGGCTTCCTGGCGCTTCTCGTATTCAATCATCCTCCCGTTGCGAACTGCCATGCCTCCATGACTGTTGCGGCAACAGGTACCTGCACTGCATACGCATCAATGGACAATGGCTCCAGTGATCCGGACGACAACATCGCTACCATCACGCAAACGCCACCTGGGCCGTACCCGATTGGGACAACTGAAGTCAATCTCACTGTGACAGATACCTACGGTGTATCCAGCACCTGTACCGGGTATATCACGGTAATAGACAATTCCGCACCTGCTGTAATCAGCAAGGCTGCGTCTGTCACTCTCGTGGATGGGGCTGCAGAAATCATGCCCGATGATGTAGATGGTGGCTCGATTGATGCCTGCAGCGCTTTTTCGCTCTCAGTCTCCCCCAACACGTTCACATGCCTGAACATCGGTGCGAACACTGTCACGCTGACCGCAGTCGACGCCCACAACAACGTCGCTACAACCACAGCGACGGTCAACGTCATCGGCGCCGTACCCGATCCGGTCATCGAGGTTGCCCCGTCCCCTACTGTTTTGAATCACGCGGAGAACACTGTTTACCTGGGATTCGGGCCGCAAACAGTGACGCTGACCGCTTCCGGCTCTCAAAGTGATACATACGAATGGGCCGCTTCTCCTCGACTCAGTAGTACTGATATCAAATCACCGACATTCGCTGTTTCAGAAGCCGGGGCGTATACGGAGTCGGTGACTGTAACCAACGAGTACGGCTGTACTGGCTCGGCCTCTATCTCGATCGAGGTGCTGGATTGGCGCTGCAACAACAATGCAAATCAAGTCAAGATCATGATGTGCCATGAGGGGAAAACAATATGTGTTGCGGAGAACGCGGTACAGGCCCATCTCGGTCTCGGTGATTACATAGGAGCATGTCAGACGCAAAAGCAGCGCAGCATCTCACCTGAGTTTCTCTCACTTGCTCAGAACCGCCCCAATCCATTTAATCCAACGACCTGGATAGAGTATAGCCTCCCCGAAGCGGGAATGGTTCGCCTCGTCGTGTACAATCTGCTCGGCCAGGAAATATACCGTCTCGTCGACAACTACTCTCCCGCCGGTATTCATCATGCAGTATTCGATGGATCCGACCTGCCAACCGGTACCTATATATATCGACTGGAATGGAACGGACAGACGCTTACTCGCAGAATGGCACGGCTTAAGTAGACTCTATGTGCACCTCTCACCGAATCAGGAGTAGTTATGATACGACAACATTGCATTCACCAACTCAGAGAACTCGTACCCCTACTTTTTCTCGTTGCTTTCTTCATTCCTTCATCGCTGCAAGCGCAGCCCACATGTGAAGGAGCGAGCTTCTCTGTCACCAACACGTTCCCACCCGGGGGACACAATGCCATTGATTTTGAACTTGGTGATTTCAACGAGGACGGAAAACAAGATCTTATCGTCGCATGCGCCACATCATTCAATCTCTTTTTCCTCGAAGGAGACGGGAGTGGTAATTTTGACATAAAAGAATGCGTAGAAACTGGTGGACCTACAAGTTCATTGAAACTTGCCGACCTGGATGGTGATGGACATACGGACCTCGTCATAGGTGCACCGTTTAAAGCGTATCTTGGCAATGGGGATGGGACATTCGGTGTTCCTACCGGATTGCCTTCAACAGGACGCGGACACGTCGCCGTAGCTGATATGAACAATGATGGGAAGCTGGATGTCGTCGTTGCAGACCTCACGACCAACGCACAGAACGCGGAAATATACCTCGGAGACGGAGCGGGGATTTTCAGCTTGAGTGATTCGTACCTTACCGACCATCACTCCAGCGGTGTGGCACTGGGTCATTTCAATTCCGATGCGTATCTCGATGTTGTGGTTTCAAACTGGAACGGCCACAGCGTGACAGTGCTGATGAATGACGGGACAGGAAAATTCGCTTCAGCAGTTGAGTACCCCGGCCATACATATTGCCAACAGGTAACAACGGGGGATTTCAATGGGGACTCAATGGACGATCTCGCCATCGTTAGCTGGAGCCTGCACAGCGTCGCCATACGTCTAAACGATGGCAACGGGGGATTTTCGAACCGCACGGATTATTCTACCACCGGAAGTGCTCCAAATGGAATCGGCAGCGCCGACATCAACGGCGATGGAATTATCGATTTGGCGGTATGCAACGCGTACTCCGATGATGTCACGGTCTTCCTGGGTGCATCTGGTGGGACCTTCAGCGTTAAGACAAAGCTACCCGCAGGCGATTATCCCACGGAAACAGCATTCAGTGACGTGACGAACGACGGGAAGCCAGACCTCCTCGTCTCACATATGTATTCCAGTGATGTATACATTTACGAGGGTGATGGTACTGGAGGGTTCACATATCGGGACAAAATATCATTTGGAGGGATCGCCGCACCGGCCAGCATCCTCAATGCCGATGTGAACGATGACGGGAACCCTGATGTCATCACAGGGAACTACAGCTCGAAGAATGTCTCAGTCTACCTCGGTACTGGCAATGGTGATTTCCAAACACCGGTTCAGTACCCGGCACACGGAAATGTCCGCGGAATTGTTCTCAAGGACCTCGATGGCGACGGCGACCTGGATATCGCCGCTGGACATCGATGGATTGACGGAATATCGGTAATGAAGGGTGATGGACTTGGCTCATTTGCGGCACCGGTCCACTATGCAGCCGGGCAGAATACGCATGTTATCCGTGCAGCCGACGTTGACGGTGATGCTGATGCGGACCTGATTGCCATCAACACATTTTCAAATGATTTCTCGCTTCTGCTTAACAACGGCGATGCAACATTCGGCGCCGCAACGTCGTACGCACTGGGCGCTGAGCCACGCGGGTTAGAAGTCGCGGATTTCAATGGTGACGGAGCACCTGATGTCTTCATCCCGCTCAAAGGTTCAAAAAGCGCTCTGTTTTATCTCGGGGACGGACAGGCTGGCTTCACAGCCCCTGTCACAATAAGTTTGCCCGATGAAATTGAGTCCTCCCTGGTTGGTGAATACACGAATGATTCGTATCCCGATATCGCGTGTACATTTGTCGGATCGGTTGATTTTCACATCCTGCCTTCAAATGGGCTGGGAGGATTCGCGTCCGTCATCACCTATACAACCAACTCAGGCCGGAGTATTACTACGATTGGCGAAGGGGATTTCAATGCGGACGGATACCGCGATTTTGCGCTGTCACAAAACGTATCGAATCGTGTCCGCATCCTGCTTGGCGATCCTCAGTGCGGTTTTCAGCTATCCGTGTCCGTCCCGACAGACATTAATCCTCGACTAACGTGCCCCGGCGATATCAACGGAGACGGGAAGCCCGATATTGTTACTACAAATTTTAGTACTGACAATCTCTCCCTCCTTATGAATACGACAACAGCGTGCAGCAGCATCAGTGCTCCTGTAATCACTCCGGCAGTCACTGCTCCCCTGTTACCACAGTCTACGCTCAGCATCGCATTTGTCACGGACGGATTTTTCTACTGCAACAATTCGTATCTGGTTGAATTGAGCGATCCGAACGGTGATTTTTCGGATCCCACAGTTATCGGTAGTGGAAGTGCAGGGCCCTTGACCGCTACAAT
This sequence is a window from bacterium. Protein-coding genes within it:
- a CDS encoding T9SS type A sorting domain-containing protein, whose product is MFLYPTTMTAQSSTNLMLEWNTFFGGVGTNVARATVVDAQDNIYVVGLAQEGWDNSIIPFSGGSKNGFLAKFSSSGALLWHTYIPAAGASLNDVTIDDNGNIIAIGSTTANWGNPVNQYTSGGMADIQVVKFNSSGSLIWNTFAGGYNQDFGESVALDADGNIYITGYCWGYPGWGAPIREHSSSSSDHFVAKLNSDGEMLWNTFLGGDGFDANESDISVTGDGMLYVAGAGNASWGNPVQAFSASMDVFVAALDSSGGLVWNTFVGGAGDDRGIHLAVDGDDNIFLVGHSSATWGTPIVAWTEGYLEEMTDAFAAKVSKEGYVVWNTFLGGGSRDDGREIIRHPDGTLYIVGQTYGVSWGTPLDSYDGGSDCFLAAVDTAGQRLWNTFIGSNIYDGGWGIAFDSNYNLVVCGTSYASWGDPINPHNSPTSLWDGFLALLVFNHPPVANCHASMTVAATGTCTAYASMDNGSSDPDDNIATITQTPPGPYPIGTTEVNLTVTDTYGVSSTCTGYITVIDNSAPAVISKAASVTLVDGAAEIMPDDVDGGSIDACSAFSLSVSPNTFTCLNIGANTVTLTAVDAHNNVATTTATVNVIGAVPDPVIEVAPSPTVLNHAENTVYLGFGPQTVTLTASGSQSDTYEWAASPRLSSTDIKSPTFAVSEAGAYTESVTVTNEYGCTGSASISIEVLDWRCNNNANQVKIMMCHEGKTICVAENAVQAHLGLGDYIGACQTQKQRSISPEFLSLAQNRPNPFNPTTWIEYSLPEAGMVRLVVYNLLGQEIYRLVDNYSPAGIHHAVFDGSDLPTGTYIYRLEWNGQTLTRRMARLK
- a CDS encoding T9SS type A sorting domain-containing protein encodes the protein MIRQHCIHQLRELVPLLFLVAFFIPSSLQAQPTCEGASFSVTNTFPPGGHNAIDFELGDFNEDGKQDLIVACATSFNLFFLEGDGSGNFDIKECVETGGPTSSLKLADLDGDGHTDLVIGAPFKAYLGNGDGTFGVPTGLPSTGRGHVAVADMNNDGKLDVVVADLTTNAQNAEIYLGDGAGIFSLSDSYLTDHHSSGVALGHFNSDAYLDVVVSNWNGHSVTVLMNDGTGKFASAVEYPGHTYCQQVTTGDFNGDSMDDLAIVSWSLHSVAIRLNDGNGGFSNRTDYSTTGSAPNGIGSADINGDGIIDLAVCNAYSDDVTVFLGASGGTFSVKTKLPAGDYPTETAFSDVTNDGKPDLLVSHMYSSDVYIYEGDGTGGFTYRDKISFGGIAAPASILNADVNDDGNPDVITGNYSSKNVSVYLGTGNGDFQTPVQYPAHGNVRGIVLKDLDGDGDLDIAAGHRWIDGISVMKGDGLGSFAAPVHYAAGQNTHVIRAADVDGDADADLIAINTFSNDFSLLLNNGDATFGAATSYALGAEPRGLEVADFNGDGAPDVFIPLKGSKSALFYLGDGQAGFTAPVTISLPDEIESSLVGEYTNDSYPDIACTFVGSVDFHILPSNGLGGFASVITYTTNSGRSITTIGEGDFNADGYRDFALSQNVSNRVRILLGDPQCGFQLSVSVPTDINPRLTCPGDINGDGKPDIVTTNFSTDNLSLLMNTTTACSSISAPVITPAVTAPLLPQSTLSIAFVTDGFFYCNNSYLVELSDPNGDFSDPTVIGSGSAGPLTATIPSNIPSGSGYRIRVVSTGPVLFGSDNGADLTIDADDPPVAVCRDITITLSGEVTTLQAVEVDGGSSDDNGIVSMEISKSAFTCSDASPAMITLTVRDALGQSASCDAQVTLIGQPPEFTITSDPAVPVNPGGDVNTLYLGYGPSSVTLTASPAMSYDWYDGSTLIAQNQQSITVSPLASTTYTAIGTNAFGCTGEQDINIVVQNIVCGNNPVRILVCHKCTGGNTLCIGPSAAEGHLKHGDYLGQCLPAKESHPVDALPGQLWLSQNFPNPFNPTTEIAYTIPLAGKVKLTIYDHFGREIRRLVDEMRSPGHHHIIFDGMNLASGVYYYRLQWNEQVLSRRMTLLK